From Phenylobacterium montanum, the proteins below share one genomic window:
- a CDS encoding tetratricopeptide repeat protein encodes MAKKRSNSGPAIFAVAAAITLGVGGWFYWSSRASVPAQAQAAPPTLPEGRLTFAGASNIDTRYVVGDLKPGQATYQVTALIVGKTPTSVEQRYAIGVKRELVYCADRSIAQEVIALYDQAGKFSGREDLTGAAGRPIGGSDREAALACGHASPAAWRATTGWRAAVRKFQQPPADIDAEMKTQPQDAVLLAWRCRTIAEGSWRPDGRQVCDKAVGLTPDDASVRLDRGFLALKLGDTKAAARDFDAIVAKSPDCAPALFGRGLLEAMRGSAAASKADRGQALKLDPKTPDWIQETYQIGISPEYLAT; translated from the coding sequence ATGGCCAAGAAGCGGTCGAATTCGGGTCCGGCGATCTTTGCGGTCGCAGCAGCCATCACCTTGGGCGTCGGCGGATGGTTTTATTGGAGCAGCCGGGCGTCGGTCCCGGCCCAGGCCCAGGCCGCGCCGCCCACGCTGCCGGAGGGCCGGCTGACCTTTGCGGGCGCCTCGAACATCGACACGCGCTACGTCGTGGGCGACCTCAAGCCCGGCCAGGCTACCTACCAGGTGACGGCGCTGATCGTTGGCAAGACGCCAACATCCGTGGAGCAGCGCTATGCGATCGGCGTCAAGAGGGAGCTGGTGTACTGCGCCGACCGCTCCATCGCGCAGGAGGTCATCGCTCTATACGACCAGGCCGGCAAGTTCTCCGGCCGCGAGGACCTGACCGGCGCAGCAGGGAGGCCGATCGGCGGCAGCGACCGCGAGGCGGCGCTGGCTTGCGGCCATGCCTCGCCTGCGGCCTGGCGCGCGACGACGGGCTGGCGGGCCGCCGTCCGCAAGTTCCAGCAGCCGCCGGCCGATATCGACGCCGAGATGAAGACGCAGCCGCAGGACGCCGTGCTCTTGGCCTGGCGCTGCCGCACCATCGCCGAGGGCAGCTGGCGGCCCGACGGCCGCCAAGTCTGCGACAAGGCGGTGGGCCTCACGCCGGATGACGCCTCCGTCCGCCTCGACCGTGGCTTCCTGGCGCTCAAGCTGGGGGATACCAAGGCTGCGGCGCGCGACTTCGACGCCATCGTCGCCAAGTCGCCCGACTGCGCGCCGGCCCTGTTCGGCCGTGGTCTCCTCGAGGCGATGCGCGGATCGGCGGCCGCCTCGAAGGCCGACCGCGGACAGGCGCTAAAGCTCGATCCCAAAACCCCGGACTGGATCCAGGAGACCTACCAGATCGGCATCAGCCCCGAGTACCTTGCGACGTAA
- a CDS encoding acetyl-CoA C-acetyltransferase — protein MTEAWIIDAARTPRGVGKVGKGALSDVHPQRILSTVLKALAQRNNLNTAEIDDVIAGCGSQSGKQGACIARMAALDAGYDIKAGGFSLDRFCGSGMTAVNLAAMGIMSGQQDLVIAGGVESMSYASTLPRATTGLLDGDNLHLREIHPQPHQGVCGDVIATLEGITREDVDRLAYESQQRAAAAIAEGRFEKSLVPVYKDDGSLALDREEYPRPQTTLEGLAQLKPAFEALYSVPLNEEGLSFKRLVEATYPDLKVNHVHHAGNSSGVVDGAGALVLASPEYAKAHGLKPRARIRAVAAIGDSPELMLNAPGPAAKKALKKAGMTLKDIDLFEINEAFAVVPIKFMRDLDIDPAIVNVNGGAIALGHPIGATGAIIVGALLDELERRDQAVGLATLCAAGGMAPAVIIERM, from the coding sequence ATGACGGAAGCCTGGATCATCGATGCGGCCCGCACGCCGCGCGGCGTCGGCAAGGTGGGCAAGGGCGCCCTCTCGGACGTCCACCCCCAGCGGATCCTGTCGACCGTGCTCAAGGCCCTGGCCCAGCGCAACAACCTGAACACCGCCGAGATCGACGACGTCATCGCCGGCTGCGGCAGCCAGAGCGGCAAGCAGGGCGCCTGCATCGCCCGCATGGCGGCCCTGGACGCCGGCTACGACATCAAGGCCGGCGGCTTCTCCCTCGACCGCTTCTGCGGCTCGGGCATGACCGCGGTCAACCTGGCGGCCATGGGCATCATGTCCGGCCAGCAGGACCTGGTCATCGCCGGCGGCGTCGAGAGCATGAGCTACGCCTCCACCCTGCCCCGCGCCACCACCGGCCTCTTGGACGGCGACAACCTGCACCTGCGCGAAATCCACCCCCAGCCGCACCAGGGCGTCTGCGGCGACGTCATCGCCACCCTGGAAGGCATCACCCGCGAGGACGTGGACCGGCTGGCCTATGAGAGCCAGCAGCGCGCCGCCGCCGCCATCGCCGAGGGCCGCTTCGAAAAGAGCCTGGTCCCGGTCTACAAGGACGACGGCTCGCTGGCCCTGGACCGCGAGGAATATCCCCGGCCCCAGACCACGCTGGAGGGCCTGGCCCAGCTGAAGCCGGCCTTCGAGGCCCTGTATTCGGTTCCGCTGAACGAGGAAGGCCTGTCGTTCAAGAGGCTGGTCGAGGCCACCTATCCGGACCTCAAGGTCAATCACGTGCACCACGCCGGCAACTCCTCGGGCGTGGTGGACGGCGCCGGCGCCCTGGTTCTGGCCTCGCCGGAATACGCCAAGGCCCATGGGCTGAAGCCCCGCGCCCGCATCCGCGCCGTTGCCGCCATCGGCGACAGCCCCGAGCTGATGCTGAACGCCCCCGGCCCGGCGGCCAAGAAGGCGCTGAAAAAGGCCGGCATGACGCTGAAGGACATCGACCTCTTCGAAATCAACGAGGCCTTCGCCGTGGTGCCGATCAAGTTCATGCGCGACCTCGACATCGACCCGGCCATCGTCAACGTCAACGGCGGCGCCATCGCCCTCGGCCACCCCATCGGAGCCACCGGCGCGATCATCGTCGGCGCCCTGCTGGACGAACTCGAGCGCCGCGACCAGGCCGTGGGCCTGGCCACCCTCTGCGCCGCCGGCGGCATGGCGCCTGCGGTGATCATCGAGCGGATGTAA
- a CDS encoding SDR family NAD(P)-dependent oxidoreductase encodes MSVQERFDLSGKTALVTGGSRGLGLQMVLAFAEAGADVVIASRKLEACEEAAAAVRALGRKALPVACHVGHWGDVERLVETAYAEMGRIDILVNNAGMSPLAPSSAETSEALFDKVLEVNFKGPFRLAALVGERMVQGGGGAIINISSSGAIRPQPRFLPYAGAKAALNVMTEGFAKEFGPSVRVNCIMAGPFLTDISKAWDEASRETAPNALGRPGRPEEIVTAALYLASPQSSFTTGSVIRVDGGMA; translated from the coding sequence ATGAGCGTTCAGGAACGGTTCGACCTTTCGGGCAAGACGGCCCTGGTGACCGGCGGCAGCCGGGGGCTGGGCCTGCAGATGGTGCTGGCCTTCGCCGAGGCCGGCGCCGACGTGGTGATCGCCAGCCGCAAGCTGGAGGCCTGCGAGGAAGCGGCGGCCGCGGTCAGGGCGCTGGGCCGCAAGGCCCTGCCGGTCGCCTGCCACGTCGGCCACTGGGGCGATGTGGAGCGGCTGGTCGAGACGGCCTATGCCGAGATGGGGCGGATCGACATCCTGGTGAACAACGCCGGCATGTCGCCCTTGGCGCCGTCCTCGGCCGAGACCAGCGAGGCCTTGTTCGACAAGGTGCTGGAGGTCAATTTCAAGGGGCCGTTCCGCCTGGCGGCCCTGGTCGGCGAGCGCATGGTGCAGGGCGGCGGCGGGGCGATCATCAACATCTCCTCCTCCGGCGCGATCCGGCCACAGCCGCGGTTCCTGCCCTATGCCGGGGCCAAGGCGGCGTTGAACGTGATGACCGAGGGCTTCGCCAAGGAGTTCGGGCCGAGCGTGCGGGTCAACTGCATCATGGCCGGGCCGTTCCTGACCGACATCTCCAAGGCCTGGGACGAGGCCTCGCGCGAGACCGCGCCCAATGCGCTGGGCCGGCCGGGGCGGCCGGAGGAGATCGTCACGGCGGCCCTCTACCTGGCCAGCCCGCAGTCGAGCTTCACCACCGGCTCGGTGATCCGGGTCGACGGCGGCATGGCCTGA
- a CDS encoding enoyl-CoA hydratase/isomerase family protein: protein MSDLYARYQRLAFDRPSPGVLRVSMNNPERLNAADAVMHAELAEIWRDVDRDDAVRAVILTGTGKAFSAGGDFAMIEQITQDFDARARVLKEAREIVYNLINCSKPVVSAMRGPAVGAGLVCGLLADISIATPEAKIIDGHTRLGVAAGDHAAIVWPLLCGMAKAKYYLLLCEPLTGAEAERIGLISLLAPDDQLDAKAEEIAARLAAGAQSAIRWTKYALNNWLRSAGPTFDASLALEMLGFTGPEAREGLASHREKRPPRFP from the coding sequence ATGAGCGACCTCTACGCCCGCTACCAGCGCCTCGCCTTCGACCGCCCCTCGCCCGGCGTGCTGCGCGTCAGCATGAACAACCCGGAACGGCTGAACGCCGCCGACGCGGTCATGCACGCCGAACTGGCCGAGATCTGGCGCGACGTCGACCGCGACGACGCCGTCCGGGCGGTGATCCTGACCGGGACCGGCAAGGCGTTTTCGGCCGGCGGCGACTTCGCCATGATCGAGCAGATCACCCAGGACTTCGACGCCCGCGCCCGCGTGCTGAAGGAGGCGCGCGAGATCGTCTACAACCTGATCAACTGTTCCAAGCCGGTGGTCAGCGCCATGCGCGGGCCGGCGGTCGGGGCGGGCCTGGTCTGCGGCCTTTTGGCCGACATCTCCATCGCCACGCCCGAGGCCAAGATCATCGACGGCCACACCCGCCTGGGCGTCGCCGCCGGCGACCACGCGGCCATTGTCTGGCCCCTGCTGTGCGGCATGGCCAAGGCCAAGTACTACCTCCTGCTCTGCGAGCCCCTGACCGGGGCCGAGGCCGAACGGATCGGGCTGATCTCGCTCCTGGCCCCCGACGACCAGCTCGACGCCAAGGCCGAGGAGATCGCGGCCAGGCTCGCCGCCGGGGCCCAGAGCGCGATCCGTTGGACCAAGTACGCCCTGAACAACTGGCTGCGCAGCGCCGGCCCGACCTTCGACGCCTCCCTGGCCCTGGAGATGCTCGGCTTCACCGGTCCCGAGGCGCGCGAGGGCCTGGCCTCGCACCGGGAAAAGCGCCCGCCGCGCTTCCCCTGA